Proteins encoded in a region of the Coffea eugenioides isolate CCC68of chromosome 4, Ceug_1.0, whole genome shotgun sequence genome:
- the LOC113769144 gene encoding putative receptor-like protein kinase At3g47110: MVYISPNFRCLPAHVLFLVALVLCMYIPAMASGNATDQQVLLDIKSRISQDPFQIMAGWNDSVHYCLWEGVICNSSNDRVMIINLSAKNLVGSVPQSMGNLTYLTALNLPNNTFRGKIPQEIGRLLRLQQLNLTWNAFSGDIPVNLTYCTELRVLDLDHNELVGKIPEQLSSLSKLVLFGLGGNNFTGSLPAWIGNFSSLQKITLAFNSFQGRIPPELGRLSRLGFFRVSGNELSGTIPSSIYNISSIYYFSVTQNQLHGELQPNVGLTLSNLEIFAGGVNNFTGQIPVSLSNASKLGLVDFAQNGLTGTVPAVLGKLTNLFRINFDDNKLGSRQSGDLDFISSLTNCTVLDVLGLAGNSFGGELPSSIANLSVNLSILTLGSNLFHGKLPLGIGNLVNLNVLGLEENFLSDSLPDILGNFKSIQGLELNDNEFSGWIPSSISNLTSLNRLYLQNNRLEGTIPPELGKCRSLLVLNLTGNNLIGAIPAEITSLSSLSISLAISRNSLSGSLPLEVGKLVNLNELDLSKNKLSGEIPSTLSSCLSLERLVLSGNLLHGTIPESLKTLRGIVEMDFSHNNLSGEIPEFLSKLPFLKKLDLSFNNFVGKVPTEGVFSNASEFSLIGNEKLCGGDPGLNLPECPELARRTATFRELKVLIPVIVSIVFLVFLFCGLAAHFALRRSSERPSTSTPSTVEDWERGISFEKVFSSTNGFSADNLIGSGSFGSVYKGVLDEDGPIVAVKILNLQQKGASKSFMDELRALRSIRHRNLLKILAACSSIDPQGKDFKCLVFEFMSKGNLNQWLHQRCDDQCQPRSLDIVQRLNIAVDIASALDYLHNYCQNPIVHCDLKPSNILLDENMTAHVGDFGLATFLLEDSTLSQTISAGLKGSIGYIPPEYASGCPVSTSGDVYSYGILLLELFTGKSPTDDIFKDGLTIHELVARALAGHIMMEIVDPYLSLAEEKHCKDEYESSEMKEETILNNNLSQNSSRNLDECLISVLRIGHSCSNSLPLNRMPMTIVVNKMQEIRDLYFGIKKNRRNEMDIRY, from the exons CTCTAAACCTGCCAAACAATACTTTCCGAGGTAAGATACCTCAGGAAATTGGTCGCTTACTCCGGTTGCAGCAGCTCAATCTGACTTGGAATGCATTCAGTGGAGATATTCCGGTGAATTTAACTTACTGCACAGAGCTTAGAGTGCTTGATTTGGACCATAATGAGCTTGTTGGGAAGATTCCTGAGCAGCTTAGTTCACTGTCAAAGCTGGTGTTATTTGGTCTTGGCGGCAACAACTTCACTGGTTCTTTGCCTGCTTGGATTGGAAACTTTTCATCTCTGCAGAAAATCACACTTGCTTTTAACAGTTTTCAAGGACGTATACCTCCCGAGCTTGGCCGCCTCTCAAGATTAGGGTTTTTTCGAGTTTCTGGAAATGAATTATCTGGTACGATTCCTTCTTCAATCTATAACATATCATCCATTTACTACTTTTCTGTTACTCAGAACCAATTGCATGGGGAACTCCAACCAAATGTTGGCCTTACCCTTTCTAATCTTGAGATATTTGCCGGTGGGGTGAATAATTTTACTGGACAAATCCCTGTTTCGTTATCAAACGCTTCCAAGCTTGGCCTGGTAGATTTTGCTCAAAATGGCCTCACTGGAACAGTCCCTGCGGTTTTAGGAAAATTGACAAATTTGTTTAGGATCAATTTTGATGATAACAAGCTTGGAAGCAGGCAGAGTGGGGATTTGGATTTCATTTCTTCCTTAACCAATTGTACAGTTCTGGACGTTTTGGGATTGGCAGGAAATTCTTTTGGTGGAGAGTTGCCGAGTTCAATAGCCAACCTCTCAGTTAACCTCAGCATTCTCACCCTCGGTTCCAATTTATTCCACGGAAAGCTTCCTTTAGGAATTGGAAATCTTGTCAATTTGAACGTTCTAGGGCTGGAAGAAAATTTCCTAAGTGACAGCCTTCCTGATATCCTTGGAAATTTTAAATCTATACAGGGGCTAGAATTAAATGACAACGAATTCTCTGGGTGGATTCCATCTTCTATCAGTAACTTGACATCCTTAAACAGACTTTACCTGCAAAACAACAGACTAGAAGGAACGATACCTCCAGAGCTAGGTAAGTGTAGAAGTTTGCTGGTTCTGAATCTCACTGGGAATAATCTTATTGGCGCCATACCAGCAGAGATCACTAGTCTATCTTCTTTGTCCATCTCTTTGGCCATTTCACGAAATTCTCTCAGTGGCTCGCTGCCTCTTGAAGTGGGCAAGTTGGTTAATCTGAATGAGTTGGATTTATCAAAGAACAAATTATCAGGTGAAATTCCTAGCACCCTCAGCAGTTGTCTTAGTTTGGAGCGCCTTGTGTTGAGCGGTAATTTGCTTCATGGAACAATTCCTGAGTCTTTGAAAACATTAAGAGGTATTGTGGAGATGGATTTTTCACACAACAACTTGTCAGGAGAAATTCCAGAGTTCCTTAGTAAGCTGCCTTTCCTCAAAAAACTTGACCTCTCTTTCAATAATTTTGTCGGCAAAGTGCCTACTGAAGGAGTTTTTTCAAATGCAAGTGAATTTTCATTAATTGGAAATGAAAAGTTATGTGGTGGTGATCCAGGCTTGAATCTTCCTGAATGCCCAGAATTGGCACGTAGAACAGCCACGTTCCGTGAACTAAAAGTATTAATCCCTGTTATTGTTTCTATTGTTTTCCTGGTATTCCTATTTTGCGGTCTTGCTGCTCATTTTGCTCTAAGGAGATCAAGTGAAAGACCTTCAACATCAACTCCGTCAACTGTAGAAGATTGGGAACgtggaatttcatttgaaaaagtATTTAGCTCAACAAACGGATTCTCTGCAGACAACTTAATTGGTTCAGGTAGTTTTGGTTCTGTATACAAAGGAGTTCTAGATGAAGATGGTCCAATTGTGGCAGTGAAAATACTGAACCTCCAACAGAAAGGGGCTTCAAAGAGCTTCATGGATGAATTGAGAGCTTTGAGAAGCATAAGGCACCGTAATCTACTCAAGATCCTTGCTGCCTGCTCCAGCATTGATCCTCAGGGTAAGGATTTCAAATGCTTGGTCTTTGAGTTCATGAGCAAAGGAAACCTGAACCAGTGGCTGCATCAAAGATGTGATGATCAATGTCAACCAAGAAGTTTGGACATTGTCCAAAGACTGAATATAGCTGTGGATATTGCTTCGGCTCTGGATTATCTCCACAATTATTGCCAAAACCCAATAGTTCACTGCGACCTAAAGCCAAGCAATATACTCCTTGATGAAAATATGACAGCCCATGTTGGAGACTTTGGATTGGCAACGTTCCTTCTTGAAGATTCAACACTGTCACAGACAATATCAGCTGGCCTTAAGGGCTCTATTGGTTACATTCCTCCCG AGTATGCTTCTGGCTGCCCGGTGTCCACATCTGGCGATGTATACAGTTATGGGATTTTACTGCTGGAATTGTTTACAGGTAAAAGTCCAACTGATGACATCTTTAAGGATGGTTTAACTATCCATGAGCTTGTTGCTAGGGCTTTAGCTGGGCATATCATGATGGAGATAGTAGATCCATATCTGTCATTGGCAGAAGAAAAACACTGCAAAGATGAGTATGAATCTAGTGAAATGAAGgaggaaacaattctcaacaaTAATCTGTCACAAAATTCCAGTAGGAATCTGGATGAATGTTTGATTTCAGTACTGAGAATTGGACATTCATGTTCCAACTCGCTTCCCTTGAATAGGATGCCGATGACCATAGTTGTGAACAAAATGCAGGAAATCAGAGACCTATACTTTGGGATTAAGAAGAACAGAAGGAATGAAATGGATATAAGATATTAA
- the LOC113769145 gene encoding putative receptor-like protein kinase At3g47110: MVYIRPNFRCLPAHVLFLGALVLCMNIPAMASGNATDQQVLLDIKSRISQDPFQIMTGWNDSVHYCQWEGVTCNSSNDRVMIINLSAKNLVGSVPQSIGNLTYLTALNLRNNTFQGKIPQEIGRLLLLQQLNLTWNAFSGDIPVNLTYCTELRVLDLVYNELVGKIPDQLSSLSKLVLFGLGGNNFTGSLPAWIGNFSSLQIITLALNSFQGRIPPELGSLSRLRVFQVYGNELSGTIPSSIYNISSIYYFSVTQNQLHGELPPNVGLTLSNLEIFAGGVNNFTGQIPVSLSNASKLGLVDFAQNCLTGTVPAVLGKLPNLFRINFDDNTLGSRQSGDLDFISSLTNCTVLEVLGLHGNSFGGELPISIANLSVNLSILTLGSNLFHGKLPAGIGNLVNLNVLGLEENFLSDSIPDILGNFKSIQGLELNDNEFSGWIASSISNLTSLTRLYLQNNRLEGTIPPELGKCRSLQVLNLTGNNLTGAIPAEITSLPSLSISLAISRNSLSGSLPLEVGKLVNLNELDLSENKLSGEIPSTLGSCLSLERLVLSGNLLRGTIPESLKTLRGIVEMDFSHNNLSGEIPEFLSKLSSLKKLDLSFNNFVGRVATEGVFSNASAFSLFGNEKLCGGDPGLNLPECPELARRTATFRELKVLIPVIVSIVFLVFLFCGLAAHFALRRSSERPSTSTPSTVEDWELGISFDKVFSSTNGFSADNLIGSGSFGSVYKGVLDEDGPIVAVKILNLQQKGASKSFMDELRALRSIRHRNLLKILAACSSIDPQGEDFKCLVFEFMSKGNLDQWLHQRCDDQCQPRSLDIVQRLNIAVDIASALDYLHNYCQNPIVHCDLKPSNILLDENMTAHVGDFGLATFLLEDSTLSQTISAGLKGSIGYIPPEYASGCPVSTSGDVYSYGILLLELFTGKSPTDDIFKDGLTIHELVARALAGHIMMEIVDPYLSLAEEKHCKDEYECSEMEETILNNNLSQNSSRNLDECLISVLRIGLSCSNSFPLNRIPMTIVVNKMQEIRDLYFGIKKNRRNEMDIRY, encoded by the exons ATGGTATACATCAGACCAAATTTCAGATGTTTGCCAGCACACGTCTTGTTCCTTGGAGCTCTTGTTCTGTGCATGAATATTCCTGCAATGGCTTCAGGGAACGCCACTGACCAACAAGTTTTACTGGACATAAAGAGCAGGATTTCTCAGGATCCATTCCAGATTATGACTGGTTGGAATGATTCTGTGCACTACTGCCAGTGGGAAGGTGTTACATGCAATTCATCCAATGATAGAGTCATGATCATCAATTTGTCAGCAAAGAATTTGGTTGGTTCTGTACCCCAATCCATAGGCAACCTTACTTATTTAACTGCTCTAAACCTGCGAAACAATACTTTCCAAGGTAAAATACCTCAGGAAATTGGTCGCTTACTCCTGTTGCAGCAGCTCAATCTGACTTGGAATGCATTCAGTGGAGATATTCCGGTGAATTTAACTTACTGCACAGAGCTTAGAGTGCTTGATTTGGTATATAATGAGCTTGTTGGGAAGATTCCTGATCAGCTTAGTTCACTGTCAAAGCTGGTCTTATTTGGTCTTGGCGGCAACAACTTCACTGGTTCTTTGCCAGCTTGGATTGGAAACTTTTCATCTCTGCAGATAATCACACTGGCTCTTAACAGTTTTCAAGGACGTATACCTCCCGAGCTTGGCAGCCTCTCAAGATTACGGGTTTTTCAAGTTTATGGAAATGAATTATCTGGTACGATTCCTTCTTCAATCTATAACATATCATCCATTTACTACTTTTCTGTTACTCAGAACCAATTGCATGGGGAACTCCCACCAAATGTTGGCCTTACCCTTTCTAATCTTGAGATTTTTGCTGGTGGGGTGAATAATTTTACTGGACAAATCCCTGTTTCATTATCAAACGCTTCCAAGCTTGGCCTGGTAGATTTTGCTCAAAATTGCCTCACTGGAACAGTCCCTGCGGTTTTAGGAAAATTGCCAAATTTGTTTAGGATCAATTTTGATGATAATACGCTTGGAAGCAGGCAGAGTGGGGATTTGGATTTCATTTCTTCCTTAACCAACTGTACAGTTCTGGAAGTTTTGGGATTGCACGGAAATTCTTTTGGTGGAGAATTGCCGATCTCGATAGCCAACCTCTCAGTAAACCTCAGCATTCTCACCCTCGGTTCCAATTTGTTCCATGGAAAGCTTCCTGCAGGAATTGGAAATCTTGTCAATTTGAACGTTCTAGGGCTGGAAGAAAATTTCCTAAGTGACAGCATTCCTGATATCCTTGGAAATTTTAAATCTATACAGGGGCTAGAATTAAATGACAACGAATTCTCTGGGTGGATTGCATCTTCTATCAGTAACTTGACATCCTTAACCAGACTTTACCTGCAAAACAACAGACTAGAAGGAACGATACCTCCAGAGCTTGGTAAGTGTAGAAGTTTGCAGGTTCTGAATCTCACAGGGAATAATCTTACTGGCGCCATACCAGCAGAGATCACTAGTCTACCTTCTTTGTCTATCTCTTTGGCCATTTCACGAAATTCTCTCAGTGGTTCACTGCCTCTTGAAGTGGGCAAGTTGGTTAATCTGAATGAGTTGGATTTATCAGAGAACAAATTATCAGGTGAAATTCCTAGCACCCTCGGCAGTTGTCTTAGTTTGGAGCGCCTTGTGTTGAGTGGTAATTTGCTTCGTGGAACAATTCCTGAGTCTTTGAAAACATTAAGAGGTATTGTGGAGATGGATTTTTCACACAATAACTTGTCAGGAGAAATTCCAGAGTTCCTTAGTAAGCTCTCTTCCCTCAAAAAACTTGACCTCTCTTTCAATAATTTTGTTGGCAGAGTGGCTACTGAAGGCGTTTTTTCAAATGCAAGTGCATTTTCATTATTTGGAAATGAGAAGTTATGTGGTGGTGATCCAGGCTTGAATCTTCCTGAATGCCCAGAATTGGCACGTAGAACAGCCACGTTCCGTGAACTAAAAGTATTAATCCCTGTTATTGTTTCTATTGTTTTCCTGGTATTCCTATTTTGCGGTCTTGCTGCTCATTTTGCTCTAAGGAGATCAAGTGAAAGACCTTCAACATCAACTCCGTCTACTGTAGAAGATTGGGaacttggaatttcatttgacaaAGTATTTAGCTCAACAAACGGATTCTCTGCAGACAACTTAATTGGTTCAGGTAGTTTTGGTTCTGTATACAAAGGAGTTCTAGATGAAGATGGTCCAATTGTGGCAGTGAAAATACTGAACCTCCAACAGAAAGGGGCTTCAAAGAGCTTCATGGATGAATTGAGAGCTTTGAGAAGCATAAGGCACCGTAATCTACTCAAGATCCTTGCTGCTTGCTCCAGCATTGATCCTCAGGGTGAGGATTTCAAATGCTTGGTCTTTGAGTTCATGAGCAAAGGAAACCTGGACCAGTGGCTGCATCAAAGATGTGATGATCAATGTCAACCCAGAAGTTTGGACATTGTCCAAAGACTGAATATAGCTGTGGATATTGCTTCGGCTCTGGATTATCTCCACAATTATTGCCAAAACCCAATAGTTCACTGCGACCTAAAGCCAAGCAATATACTCCTTGATGAAAATATGACAGCCCATGTTGGAGACTTTGGATTGGCAACGTTCCTTCTTGAAGATTCAACACTGTCACAGACAATATCAGCTGGCCTTAAGGGCTCTATTGGTTACATTCCTCCCG AGTATGCTTCTGGCTGCCCGGTGTCCACATCTGGCGATGTATACAGTTATGGGATTTTACTGCTGGAATTGTTTACAGGTAAAAGTCCAACTGATGACATCTTTAAGGATGGTTTAACTATCCATGAGCTTGTAGCTAGGGCTTTAGCTGGGCATATCATGATGGAGATAGTAGATCCATATCTGTCATTGGCAGAAGAAAAACACTGCAAAGATGAGTATGAATGTAGTGAAATGgaggaaacaattctcaacaaTAATCTGTCACAAAATTCCAGTAGGAATCTGGATGAATGTTTGATTTCAGTACTGAGAATTGGACTTTCATGTTCCAACTCGTTTCCCTTGAATAGGATTCCGATGACCATAGTTGTGAACAAAATGCAGGAAATCAGAGACCTATACTTTGGGATTAAGAAGAACAGAAGGAATGAAATGGATATAAGATATTAA